The following is a genomic window from Plasmodium vivax scf_6700 genomic scaffold, whole genome shotgun sequence.
CAGGTTGGTACCCAATATAATGTTCTTCACCTCCCCCTGTAAATGGATTATATGATTCTGATGCATAATCAAATAATCCATATTCGCCTCCATGTATATTTCCCATACTATTATTGTTCCTTCCAAATCTATTGCGTATAATTCTTCCTAAGGGTGTaaacttttatataaacaataatataaaaattttgttacatatttgtttattatttatggcTATGTAATacaagaaaatattatacaaaatcatgagatatatatgtattaaataCTTAATGTTTACCCTATATAAAGCTCCAGAAGTTAGGGAAGTCGCAACTACTCCCAAAAGTATGTCACCAGTTTTTTTAGTTGGGTGAGTACCGTTATGTGGACTCTGTAAACCGCCTGGGATTCGAGAATCTTGTTCTTGATCTGCAGATATACTTGCCGGTAATGCTGGTCTAGCATTTGcagcagcttcttcatctttCTTTTGCTTCATCTTTGCATGACAATCAAAAGACTCTAACACATCTCTTGGATCATATTGCTTGCATTCTTTATAGAATTCTGGGCATTGATAATTAGACTTAGGACAGTGTgtatcaaaatatttatataatgaagtGTGACTTTCAACGTAGGACCAATATTCTGGGCAcgattttccaaaatttgggataatttttttaattgaatcATAATTAACACAATAATCATACaatctctttctttttctccagTCACTCTGAGTAACAATACTGTTGTCAGGCACGCACTTATTATAAGAAGATTTATATGATGCGTGTCCAACAATATCATTCCATATTAGTTCGAGTTTACCCAAAGTAAGGGCAATAACAGAACTATCTTCAGTACGAAGAATATTCACTAATCTACTGTATAACCAATAATTCAAAAGGATACAAGGATTATATTTAAGTTCTTCTTTGTTAAATAGAATATATGtagtttttaaatattttacaagcTGTGCACATAGTATT
Proteins encoded in this region:
- a CDS encoding variable surface protein Vir4, putative (encoded by transcript PVX_184285A) → MTEKDYFGKLISVIETISSDFNSEKFYNYLNNYDGLNEYYKYCTSLDPLSSTIKYKNLRILCAQLVKYLKTTYILFNKEELKYNPCILLNYWLYSRLVNILRTEDSSVIALTLGKLELIWNDIVGHASYKSSYNKCVPDNSIVTQSDWRKRKRLYDYCVNYDSIKKIIPNFGKSCPEYWSYVESHTSLYKYFDTHCPKSNYQCPEFYKECKQYDPRDVLESFDCHAKMKQKKDEEAAANARPALPASISADQEQDSRIPGGLQSPHNGTHPTKKTGDILLGVVATSLTSGALYRFTPLGRIIRNRFGRNNNSMGNIHGGEYGLFDYASESYNPFTGGGEEHYIGYQPA